The following coding sequences are from one Peromyscus eremicus chromosome X, PerEre_H2_v1, whole genome shotgun sequence window:
- the Nhs gene encoding actin remodeling regulator NHS: MHNALFDLCLAAVSNLDIESKLSVYYRAPWHQQRNIFLPATRPPCVEELHRHARQSLQALRREHRSRSDRREQRAAAPLSIAAPPLPAYPPAHSQRRREAKDRHFLTFNSTRSPSPTECCHMAPWSRKSHSPEDEETDVMLGQRPKNPIHNVPSTLDKQTNWSKALPLPTPEEKMKQDAQVISSCIIPINVTGVGFDREASIRCSLVHSQSVLQRRRKLRRRKTISGIPRRVQQEIDSDESPVARERNVIVHTNPDPSNTVNRRSGTRDSECQTEDNLIAAPSRRRIRAQRGQSIAASLSHSAGNISALADKGDTMFTPVVSSRTRSRSLPREGNRGGDAEPKVGAKPSAYEEGAPFVGDHERTTNDCSEAPSSPSAKEHQPALGLACSQHLHSPQHKLSERGRSRLSRMAADSGSCDISSNSDTFGSPIHCISTASVLLSSHMDQKDDHQSSSGNWSGSSSTCPSQTSETIPPAASPPLTGSSHCDSELSLNTAPNANEDTSVFVTEQYNDHLDKVRGHRTNSFTSTVADLLDDANNSNTSDSEWNYLHHHHDASCRQDFSPERPKADSLGCPSFTSMGTYDSFLEKSPSDKADTSSHFSVDTEGYYTSMHFDCGLKGNKSYVCHYAGLGPENGQGVGVPPGLPDCAWQDYIDHRRQGRPSISFRKPKAKPTPPKRSSSLRKSDENADISEKKEPKISTGQHLPHSSREMKLPLDFSNTPSRVENANLPAKQDSSWINQSEHAIKEPQLDATDISPFKDEGAESTHYADLWLLNDLKTNDPYRSLSNSSTATGTTVIECIKSPESSESQTSQSESRATTPSLPSVDNEFKLASPEKLAGLASPSSGYSSQSETPTSSFPTAFFSGPLSPGGSKRKPKVPERKSSLQQPSLKDGALSLNKDLELPIIPPTHLDLSALHNVLNKPFHHRHPLHGFTHKQNTVGDILRSNPPPSLAITPTVLKSVNLRSISKSEEVKQKEGNNTDLPCLEESTVTVASVASSSPGKTRPHTAKKSISRQYSAEDTLLSFVDSSAVEMGPEKHLEKNPTLDVKSHCDPETVTSASSNHPDSNVMKDQIRMESELIPENIPSKNCGFSTGFQRVSAARPSDLGSKMMQYGASPDGAPQQGQKAPSGVGEEGGKPESVDGITFQANSPTRITDISSQHKHRIVSRHHDKVPVTIRHESEMSTLNSFPEKCSEQENIASGISPKSASDNSRAEETQGSMDETSLKESSPSDDSITSPLCEDSQAEAEGVFVSPNKPRTTEDLFAVIHRSKRKVLGRKDSGDMAVRSKSRVPLGSNSSGASSVPSTSNTVTAGTSQRSPGLIYRNAKKSNTSNEEFKLLLLKKGSRSDSSYRMSATEILKSPILPKPPGEFTSESPQSPDDTHQGTPGAEALSPLSPCSPRVNAEGFSSKSFATSASARVGRSRAPPVASSSRYSVRCRLYNTPMQAISEGETENSDGSPHDDRSSQSST; encoded by the exons ATGCATAATGCCCTGTTTGATCTTTGTCTTGCAGCTGTCTCCAATTTGGACATTGAGAGTAAGTTGAGTGTATACTACCGTGCACCATGGCACCAACAGCGAAACATCTTCCTCCCAGCCACCAGGCCACCCTGTGTGGAGGAGCTGCACCGCCATGCCAGACAGAGTCTGCAAGCCCTGCGCAGAG AACACCGGAGCCGAAGTGATCGACGGGAGCAAAGAGCTGCTGCCCCTCTCTCCATAGCTGCTCCACCACTGCCAGCCTACCCTCCAGCTCACAGCCAGAGGAGGCGTGAGGCCAAGGACCGTCACTTCCTAACG TTTAACAGCACCCGCTCGCCCTCCCCCACTGAGTGTTGCCACATGGCCCCATGGAGTAGAAAG TCCCACTCTCCAGAGGATGAAGAAACAGATGTTATGTTAGGACAGAGGCCGAAAAATCCAATACACAATGTCCCCTCTACACTGGACAAGCAAACCAACTGGAGCAAAGCGCTACCTCTCCCGACTCCCGAGGAGAAGATGAAACAAGATGCCCAAGTGATTTCTTCTTGCATTATTCCCATCAATGTCACTG gagttggttttgACAGAGAAGCTAGTATACGCTGTTCTCTTGTTCATTCACAATCCGTGCTACAGCGGAGACGAAAATTGAGGAGAAGGAAAACCATCTCGGGGATTCCCAGAAGAGTTCAACAAGAAATAG ATTCTGATGAATCACCAGTGGCCAGGGAAAGGAATGTGATTGTGCACACAAACCCAGACCCCTCCAACACTGTCAATAGGAGGTCCGGAACCAGGGATTCCGAATGCCAAACTGAAGATAATCTGATTGCTGCCCCATCCAGAAGGAGAATCAGAGCTCAACGGGGTCAAAGCATTGCAGCTTCCCTTTCTCATTCTGCTGGCAACATCTCTGCACTGGCAGACAAAGGCGATACCATGTTTACTCCTGTAGTGAGCAGCCGCACAAGATCTCGGAGCCTTCCTCGGGAGGGAAATAGAGGTGGAGATGCTGAACCCAAAGTTGGTGCTAAGCCCTCAGCATATGAAGAAGGGGCGCCTTTCGTGGGTGACCATGAAAGAACCACTAATGATTGTAGTGAAGCGCCGAGCAGCCCAAGTGCAAAGGAACACCAGCCTGCTTTGGGCCTGGCCTGTTCTCAACATCTTCACAGCCCTCAGCACAAGTTAAGTGAGAGAGGGAGGTCGCGCCTGTCCCGAATGGCGGCTGACTCTGGAAGCTGTGACATCTCCTCCAACTCAGACACCTTTGGAAGCCCCATCCATTGCATTTCCACGGCTAGTGTCCTTCTTAGCAGCCACATGGACCAGAAAGATGACCACCAGTCGTCCAGTGGTAATTGGAGTGGGAGCAGCTCTACATGCCCATCACAGACCTCAGAGACAATCCCTCCAGCAGCTTCTCCTCCCCTCACTGGCTCTTCGCACTGTGACTCAGAATTGTCACTGAACACTGCTCCTAATGCTAATGAAGACACCAGTGTCTTTGTGACAGAACAGTACAATGACCACTTGGATAAAGTAAGAGGCCACCGGACAAACTCCTTCACCTCCACTGTTGCAGATCTGCTGGATGATGCCAACAACAGCAATACCAGTGACAGTGAGTGGAATTATCTGCACCACCATCATGATGCATCCTGCCGCCAAGATTTTAGTCCTGAGCGTCCAAAGGCAGATAGCCTGGGCTGCCCAAGCTTCACAAGCATGGGTACTTATGACAGCTTTCTGGAAAAGTCTCCTTCAGACAAAGCAGATACTAGCTCTCATTTCTCAGTGGACACAGAAGGATACTATACCTCGATGCACTTTGACTGTGGTCTCAAAGGTAATAAGAGCTATGTCTGTCACTATGCAGGCCTGGGCCCAGAGAATGGTCAGGGTGTAGGAGTTCCTCCTGGTCTTCCGGACTGTGCCTGGCAAGACTACATAGACCACAGGAGGCAGGGGAGACCAAGCATCTCTTTCAGGAAACCAAAGGCAAAGCCAACTCCACCTAAACGTAGCTCATCGTTGAGAAAGTCTGATGAAAAtgcagacatttctgagaagaaAGAACCAAAGATAAGCACTGGTCAGCATCTGCCTCACAGTTCCAGGGAAATGAAGCTGCCTCTTGATTTCTCCAACACGCCTTCTCGAGTGGAAAACGCCAATCTGCCTGCAAAGCAGGACTCTTCTTGGATAAACCAGAGTGAACATGCTATTAAGGAACCTCAGTTGGATGCTACAGACATTTCACCATTCAAAGATGAAGGTGCTGAAtcaactcactatgcagacctctggcttctaaatGACTTGAAAACAAATGATCCTTACAGATCCTTATCTAATTCAAGCACTGCTACGGGTACCACAGTAATCGAGTGCATCAAATCTCCGGAGAGCTCTGAATCCCAGACATCCCAGTCAGAATCAAGGGCAACCACCCCATCTCTTCCTTCTGTCGACAATGAGTTTAAACTGGCTTCACCAGAAAAGCTGGCTGGCTTAGCATCTCCATCAAGTGGCTACTCAAGCCAGTCGGAGACGCCAACCTCCTCTTTCCCTACGGCTTTCTTTTCAGGTCCATTGTCTCCTGGAGGTAGCAAAAGAAAACCTAAAGTCCCAGAAAGGAAATCCTCACTACAGCAACCATCTTTAAAGGATGGAGCCCTATCATTGAATAAAGATTTGGAACTTCCAATTATACCTCCTACTCATCTTGACCTAAGTGCTCTTCATAATGTTTTGAATAAACCATTCCATCACCGTCACCCATTGCATGGTTTTACTCATAAACAGAACACAGTAGGAGATATACTGAGGTCAAATCCTCCTCCGTCTCTTGCAATTACACCAACAGTCCTGAAATCGGTCAACCTGAGGTCCATCAGTAAGTCTGAAGAAGTTAAGCAAAAGGAAGGCAACAATACAGATCTCCCCTGCTTAGAAGAGAGTACTGTCACAGTGGCTTCTGTGGCTTCTTCATCTCCAGGTAAAACAAGGCCACACACAGCAAAGAAATCAATATCACGCCAGTACTCTGCTGAAGACACCCTCCTGTCCTTTGTAGATTCCTCTGCAGTTGAAATGGGGCCAGAGAAACATTTGGAAAAGAACCCCACTTTGGATGTGAAGAGTCACTGCGATCCAGAAACTGTAACCTCAGCTAGTAGCAATCATCCAGATTCAAATGTGATGAAAGACCAAATACGGATGGAAAGTGAGCTTATTCCAGAAAACATACCAAGTAAGAACTGTGGATTTTCAACAGGATTTCAGAGGGTGTCTGCTGCCCGCCCCAGTGATTTGGGTAGTAAAATGATGCAGTACGGAGCTAGTCCAGATGGAGCCCCACAACAAGGACAGAAGGCACCCTCTGGAGTAGGGGAAGAAGGTGGGAAACCAGAATCTGTGGATGGAATCACATTTCAAGCTAACTCACCAACTAGAATAACAGACATAAGCAGTCAACATAAGCATCGTATTGtgagccgccaccatgacaaagtGCCTGTGACTATCCGCCATGAGTCAGAGATGTCAACTCTAAATTCATTCCCTGAAAAATGTTCTGAGCAGGAAAATATTGCTTCAGGTATTTCACCCAAAAGTGCCTCTGATaacagcagagcagaggagacccAAGGAAGTATGGATGAGACTTCATTGAAAG aATCATCACCAAGTGATGACTCCATCACTTCACCACTCTGTGAAGACTCTCAAGCTGAAGCTGAGGGTGTGTTTGTGTCTCCAAACAAACCTCGAACAACTGAGGATCTATTCGCTGTCATTCACAG atcCAAGAGGAAAGTCCTTGGAAGAAAAGATTCTGGGGACATGGCTGTTAGAAGCAAGTCCAGAGTTCCCCTCGGCAGCAATAGCAGCGGCGCCAGCTCTGTCCCTTCAACCAGCAACACTGTGACAGCTGGGACTAGCCAGAGGTCTCCTGGTCTCATCTACCGAAACGCCAAAAAGTCCAACACATCCAACGAAGAGTTTAAGCTCCTGCTTCTCAAGAAAGGCAGTCGCTCAGATTCTAGTTACCGCATGTCTGCCACGGAAATCCTGAAGAGCCCTATCCTGCCCAAGCCTCCTGGAGAGTTCACTTCAGAGTCTCCACAAAGCCCCGATGATACCCACCAGGGCACACCTGGGGCTGAAGCACTGTCCCCTCTGTCACCGTGCTCTCCACGAGTCAATGCAGAAGGATTTTCCTCAAAAAGCTTTGCCACCTCAGCGTCAGCGCGGGTTGGACGTTCCCGGGCCCCGCCTGTGGCCAGCAGCAGCCGCTACAGTGTCCGCTGCCGCCTGTACAATACGCCGATGCAGGCCATCTCCGAGGGAGAGACTGAAAACTCTGACGGGAGCCCACATGATGACCGATCCTCCCAGAGCTCCACATAG